A genome region from Urocitellus parryii isolate mUroPar1 chromosome X, mUroPar1.hap1, whole genome shotgun sequence includes the following:
- the Cysltr1 gene encoding cysteinyl leukotriene receptor 1 produces the protein MDGAGNLTVSSSSNNTCHDTIDDFRNQVYSTLYSMISVVGFFGNGFVLYVLIKTYHEKSAFQVYMINLAVADLLCVCTLPLRVVYYVHKGIWLFGDFLCRLSTYALYVNLYCSIFFMTAMSFFRCVAIVFPVQNINLVTQKKARFVCVGIWIFVILTSSPFLMAKSYKDEKNNTKCFEPPQDNQAKNHVLILHYVSLFIGFIIPFVIIIVCYTMIILTLLKNSMKKNLSSRKKAIGMIIVVTAAFLISFMPYHIQRTIHLHFLHNETKPCDSVLRMQKSVVVTLSLAASNCCFDPLLYFFSGGNFRRRLSTFRKHSLSSMTYVPKKKASFPEKGEEICKEEFKPISSVNQ, from the coding sequence atggatggagctggaaattTGACAGTATCTTCTTCCAGTAATAACACGTGCCATGACACTATTGATGACTTCCGCAATCAAGTGTATTCCACCTTATACTCTATGATCTCTGTTGTGGGTTTCTTTGGCAATGGCTTTGTGCTCTACGTCCTCATAAAAACATATCATGAGAAATCAGCCTTtcaagtatatatgattaacttaGCTGTAGCAGatctcctgtgtgtgtgcacattgcCTCTCCGTGTGGTCTATTATGTTCACAAAGGCATTTGGCTCTTCGGAGACTTTTTGTGCCGCCTCAGCACCTATGCCCTATATGTTAACCTCTACTGTAGCATCTTCTTTATGACAGCCATGAGCTTTTTCCGATGTGTTGCAATTGTTTTCCCAGTCCAAAACATTAATTTGGTTACACAGAAAAAAGCCAGGTTTGTGTGTgttggcatttggatttttgttattttgactaGTTCTCCATTTTTAATGGCCAAATcttacaaagatgaaaaaaacaacacaaagtgTTTTGAGCCTCCTCAGGACAATCAGGCCAAAAATCATGTTTTGATTTTGCATTATGTGTCATTATTCATTGGCTTCATCATCCCTTTTGTTATTATAATTGTCTGCTACACGATGATCATTTTGACCTTACTAAaaaattctatgaagaaaaatttGTCAAGTCGTAAAAAGGCTATAGGAATGATCATAGTTGTGACAGCTGCCTTTTTAATCAGCTTCATGCCATATCATATTCAACGCACAATCCACCTTCATTTTTTACACAATGAAACTAAACCTTGTGATTCTGTCCTTCGAATGCAGAAGTCAGTGGTCGTAACCTTGTCTCTAGCTGCATCAAATTGTTGCTTTGACCCTCTTCTATATTTCTTTTCAGGGGGGAACTTTAGGAGAAGGCTCTCTACATTTAGAAAACATTCTTTGTCCAGCATGACTTATGTACCCAAGAAGAAGGCCTCCTTtccagaaaaaggagaagaaatatgtaaagaagaatttaaacCCATATCCAGTGTAAACCAATGA